The genomic region TGGTGTACGTCAGGGGTCGCGGGATCGTACTCAACGAGCCGTCCGTCGTCGCGATCAACACCAACACCGGTGGCATCCTCGCGGTCGGCGCGGAAGCGAAGAAGATGATCGGGCGGACGCCGGGCAACATCGTTGCCGTGCGCCCGCTGAAGGACGGTGTCATCGCCGACTTCGAGATCACCGAGCGCATGCTCCGCTACTTCATCCTGAAGATCCACAAGCGGCGCTACCTCGCCCGTCCGCGCGTCGTCGTCTGTGTGCCCTCGGGCATCACGGGCGTCGAGCGCCGTGCCGTCATCGAGGCGTCGTCCCAGGCCGGCGCCCGCCAGGTGCACATCATCGAGGAGCCCATGGCCGCGGCCATCGGCTCCGGCCTGCCGGTCCACGAGGCCACGGGCAACATGGTGGTGGACATCGGCGGCGGCACCACCGAGGTCGCGGTCATCTCGCTCGGCGGAATCGTCACGGCACAGTCCATCCGCGTCGCCGGCGACGAGCTGGACAACGCGATCATCCAGCACATCAAGAAGGAGTACTCGCTCCTTCTCGGTGAACGGACGGCCGAGCAGATCAAGATCACGATCGGTTCCGCGTACGACCTCGACAATGACGAACACACCGAAATCCGCGGCCGGGACCTTGTCTCCGGCCTTCCGAAGACCGTGGTCATCTCGGCCGCCGAAGTCCGCAAGGCGATCGAGGAGCCCGTCAACGCCATCGTCGACGCGGTCAAGACCACTCTCGACAAGTGCCCGCCGGAGCTGTCCGGCGACGTCATGGACCGCGGGATCGTGCTGACCGGCGGCGGCGCCCTGCTGCGCGGCCTCGACGAGCGGCTGCGCCGCGAGACCGGCATGCCGATCCACATCGCCGAGGATCCGCTGGACAGCGTGGCGCTCGGCTCCGGCAAGTGCGTCGAGGAGTTCGAGGCGCTCCAGCAGGTTCTGGACGCCCAGCCGCGCAGATGACGTAACTCTTCGATTCCGCCGTACGGGATGATCTCCTCTCGTACGGCGGATCGTTGATATTCAGGCATAAGCTCCCCCATAACGCCGCCCGTAGGTCCGCACTCCGCGTACTTCGGGAACTCCGGGTACCTTCGGGGATTTTCCGGGTGAGCCATACACGTATGTGACACACGTATTCGACGAGGAAGGCACGGCCGCCGCACGTGAGGGACACACGAGAGAGCCGGCTGCTCTTGGTGCTGCTGATCGCCATCGCGTTCGCTTTGATCACGGTGGACATCCGCGGTGGCAAGGATTCGCCGGTCGACGGTGCCCGGCAGGCCGCCGCCACGGTCTTCGGCCCGATCGAGAACGGGGTGTCCTCCGCGGTCGACCCCGTCGGCAACGCGATCGAGGCCGTGAAGGGCTCCGGCGGCCGTCACGACCGCATCGCCCAACTGGAGCGTGACAACGCCGCGTTGAAGGCGAAGCTGGGCAGCGACGACCGTACCCGCAGCCGCGTCAGACAGCTCGACAAGATGCTCAAGACGGCCGGCGCCGGGCAGTACGGCATCAAGGGCGCCGAGGTCATCGCCATAGGAGCGGCCCAGGGCTTCTCCTGGACCGTCACCATCGACGTCGGTGCGAACGACGGCATCAAGCGCGACATGACCGTCCTGAACGGGGACGGTCTGGTCGGGCGCGTGACGACCGTGGGGCCCAACACCGCCACCGTGCTGCTCGCCAACGACCCCGACTTCACCGTCGGCACGCGCATGGAGTCCACCGACGAGCTGGGCTTCGCGTCCGGCCAGGGCGACCGACCGCTGCGCGTGGAACTGCTCAACGGCAAGGCCAAGATCAGGAACGGCGACCGGCTGGTCACCTTCGGATCCCAGGCCGACAAGCCGTTCGTGCCCGGCGTCCCCGTCGGCATCGTGACCCGCGTCGACCCCTCCGGTGGCGACCTGACCCGCACGCTGTACGTCACGCCCTACGTGTCCTTCACGAAGCTCGACATCGTCGGCGTCGTCGTCCAGGCACCGCGCAAGGACCCCCGCGACGAGGTGCTGCCGGCCAAACCGAAGCCGACGCCCACGCCGACGGTGACCGTGACGGTCACGCCCTCGGCCGGCGTGCCCGCCGATGGTCTGCAGCAACAGCAGCAAGAGCAGTAGGAAGTAGGAGCTGAATCCCATGCGCTTCAACCGAATGCTGCTCTCGACGACCCTGGTGGTCGTCGCCCTGGTGATCCAGGTGAGCGTTCTCGCCCGGCTCCATCTGCCGGGCGCCGTGCCCGACCTGCTGCTGCTCACCGTCCTCGGCCTCGCCCTGGTCTACGGCCATGTCGGCGGCGCCCTCATCGGCTTCGGCGCGGGCCTGCTCGCCGACCTGGCCCCGCCCGCCGACCACGCCGCCGGGCGCTACGCCCTCGTGCTGTGCGTCATCGGCTACCTCGCCGGACTCGCCAAGCCCGACAACGGCCAACTGAGGTCCGCGACCGGCCCGATGGCCGTGGTCGTCGCCGCCGCGATCGGCTCCACGCTCCTGTACGCGGGAGTGGGCGCCCTCGTCGGCGACACCGCCGCCCGCCATGTGGGCCTGAGCAGCCTGCTGTTCACGGCCGCGCTGTACGACCTGCTGCTCGCCCCGTTCGTCGTGCCCGGGATCATGGCCCTGGCCCGGCGCGCCGAGAACGACCCGCTCGCCGAAGCTGGTGGCGGTGGCGGTTCCGGCAAGAAACCCGACGTCACCGCGGGCTGGCTGTCCTCCGGCACGGGTCTGAGCATCGGCAGCCAGCGCGGCGGCTTGAGAGTCAAGGCGGCCAAGGCGCGGGTCGCCCGCGCGGGACGCATCAAGGGGGTCAAGCGGCTGTGAGAGCGGCGCTCACGACAACAACTGCACACCGGACGGGCTCTCACACCGCACACCGGATGGGCTCTCACGACGACAGCGCACCGTATGACCTGAGGGAGGGGGATCAGTGACCAACATCCCGGAGACCGGCCGGACCCCACGGGTCCAGATCCGGCTCGTCGTCATCCAGGTCCTCGTGCTCTCGCTCCTCGGCACCCTCGGCGGGCGCCTGTGGTACCTCCAGATCCGCAACGGTGACGAGTACGCCAAGGAAGCCTCCGGCAACCACGTCCAGCAGGTCGTCAGCCCCGCCGTGCGCGGCTCGATCCTCGACGCGCGCGGGGTGCCGATCGCCGACAACGAGACCCGGCTCGTGGTCTCCGCGTCCCGCACCGACCTGCTGAAGATGAAGGACGACGGCGACGCCGTCCTCACCAAGCTCGCGGGCATCCTCGGAATGAAGGCCAAGGACGTCATGGACAAGGTCCGGCTGTGCGATGCGAAGACGCCGCAGCCGTGCTGGAACGGCTCGCCCTACCAGCCGATCCCCATCACCGACGAGGCCACGGCCAAGCAGGCCCTGCAGATCCGCGAGCGCGCCGAGGACTTCCCCGGCATCACCGCCGAACCGCAGGCCGTCCGCCGGTACGCTGCCCCCGGCGAGGCCAACACCGCGCAGGTCCTCGGCTATCTCTCGCCCGTCACCGACGAGGAGATCACCAAGGCCAAGGACACCGCGTCGCCGTATCTGCGCTCCGACCAGGTCGGCCGCTCGGGCCTTGAGCGCCAGTACGACAAGGAGCTGCGCGGCAAGGCCGGCGTCACCCGCTACGAGGTCGACAACCTCGGCCGCGTGATCGGCCAGGCCAAGAGCGACGAGGCCCAGCCCGGTGCCAACGTCGTCACCAGCATCGACTCCCGCGTCCAGCGCGTCGCCGAGTACGAGCTGAACGACGCGATGAAGGAGGCCCGCAAGGGTTTCGACGACAACACCGGTGAGAACTACAAGGCCGACTCCGGCGCGGTGGTCGTCATGGAGGCCAAGACCGGCCGGGTCGTCGCGATGGCGTCCAACCCGTCGTACGACCCGAACGCCTGGGTCGGCGGGATCTCCGGCAAGGACTACACCAAGCTCACCGGCAAGGGCTCCAACTACCCGCTCCTGAACCGCGCGATCCAGGGCCAGTCGGCCCCCGGCTCCGTCTTCAAGGTCGTCCCGACGGCCGCCGCGGTCAACGCGGGCTACTCCTTCGACGGCCCCTACGAGTGTTCCAGCTCGTACTCCATCGGCGGCCAGGTCTTCCAGAACTTCGAGTCGAAGGGGTACGGCCCGATCAGTCTCGGCCGCGCCCTGGAGGTTTCCTGCGACACCGTCTTCTACCGGCTCTCCCACGAGGAGTGGAAGAAGGACGGCGGCATCAAGCCGAACAAGAACGCCAAGAACTGGTTCTACAAGACGGCCCACCAGTTCGGCCTCGGCAGCGAGACCGGCATCGACCTGCCGAACGAGGTCAGCGGCCGCATCCCCGACCGCCAGTGGAAGCTGAACTACTGGAAGGCCAACAAGGCCGCCTGGTGCAAGTACGGCAAGAAGGGCGGCACGTACGCCGAGCAGATCGCGTACGAGAACTGCCTCGAAGGCAACCGGATGCGTGCCGGTGACTCCGTCAACTACTCGATCGGCCAGGGCGACACCCTCGTCACGCCGATCCAGATGGCGACGATCTACGGGGCGATCTCCAACGGCGGCACCCTCTACGACCCGACCGTCGGCAAGGCGATCATCAGCCCCGACGGCAAGACCGTCCAGGAGATCAAGCCGAAGTCGCACGGCAAGCTGCCGATGACGCGGCAGACCCGCGACGAGATAGACGATGCCCTCGCGGGAGTCGCGACCCGCGGTACGGCCGCCTGGCGGTTCGGCGGCTGGCCGCAGGACGAGATCCCGATGCACGCCAAGACGGGTACGGCCGAGGTCTACGGCAAGCAGACGACCTCGTGGTTCACGACGTACACCAAGGACTACACGGTCGTCATGACCATCTCCCAGGGTGGTACGGGTTCCGGCGCCTCGGGTCCCGCCGTGCGCAACATCTACAACGCGCTGTACGGCGTCTCGACGGACGGCAAGATCGACAAGAAGAATGCCCTGCTCTACTCGCCGCAGAAGAGCCTGCCGAAGGTCGAGGCCGACGGTTCGATCGACGCCCCGAAGGTCGAGAAGTACCCGGGCAAGAAGGAGCGGGTCACCGAGGAGGGGCAGCTGCCGGTGGCCGGTGACGACCCGGCCGCCACCGTGACCGACCCCAACACCGGCAACAACCGCGACACCCGAAGGCGCGACGCCCGAAGGGGCACCGGCCGCCCGAAGAAGAGGCGGAGGACGCTCACATGACCGGCGCGAACGGCTTCTCCGTCTCCGGATACGGACCCGAACGCTCCAGCCTGTCGCGGCTGTTCGCCCGCGACTCGCTGGCCCGCAGGCTCGACTGGCCGATACTGTTCTCGGCCATCGCGCTCTCCCTGATCGGCGCGGTCCTCGTCTACTCGGCGACCCGCAACCGCACCGAGCTCAACCAGGGCGACCCGTACTACTTCCTGTTCCGGCATCTGCTCAACACGGGCATCGGCTTCGCCCTGATGATCGGCACGGTCTGGCTCGGCCACCGCACCCTGCGCACGGCCGTACCGATCCTGTACGGGCTCTCCGTCCTGCTGATCCTGCTGGTGCTGACCCCGCTCGGCGCGACGATCAACGGCGCGCACGCGTGGATCGTCATCGGCGGCGGCTTCTCGCTCCAGCCCTCCGAGTTCGTGAAGATCACGATCATCCTGGGCATGGCGATGCTGCTCGCGGCCCGGGTCGACGCCGGCGACAAGCCCTACCCCGACCACCGCACGGTCCTGCAGTCCCTGGGCCTGGCCGCCGTACCGATAGTGGTCGTCCTGCTCATGCCCGACCTCGGCTCGGTCATGGTCATGGTGATCATCGTGCTCGGCGTGCTGCTCGCCTCCGGCGCCTCCAACCGCTGGATCTTCGGGCTGCTCGGCGCCGGTGCCCTCGGCGCGGTCGCGGCCTGGCAGCTCAAGATCCTCGACGAGTACCAGATCAACCGCTTCGCCGCGTTCGCCAACCCCGAGCTCGACCCGGCGGGCGTCGGCTACAACACCAACCAGGCGCGTATCGCGATCGGCTCCGGCGGCCTCTTCGGCACCGGCCTCGGCAAGGGTTCGCAGACCACCGGCCAGTTCGTCCCCGAACAGCAGACGGACTTCGTCTTCACGGTCGCGGGCGAGGA from Streptomyces sp. NBC_00878 harbors:
- a CDS encoding rod shape-determining protein: MSFIGRDMAVDLGTANTLVYVRGRGIVLNEPSVVAINTNTGGILAVGAEAKKMIGRTPGNIVAVRPLKDGVIADFEITERMLRYFILKIHKRRYLARPRVVVCVPSGITGVERRAVIEASSQAGARQVHIIEEPMAAAIGSGLPVHEATGNMVVDIGGGTTEVAVISLGGIVTAQSIRVAGDELDNAIIQHIKKEYSLLLGERTAEQIKITIGSAYDLDNDEHTEIRGRDLVSGLPKTVVISAAEVRKAIEEPVNAIVDAVKTTLDKCPPELSGDVMDRGIVLTGGGALLRGLDERLRRETGMPIHIAEDPLDSVALGSGKCVEEFEALQQVLDAQPRR
- the mrdA gene encoding penicillin-binding protein 2; this encodes MTNIPETGRTPRVQIRLVVIQVLVLSLLGTLGGRLWYLQIRNGDEYAKEASGNHVQQVVSPAVRGSILDARGVPIADNETRLVVSASRTDLLKMKDDGDAVLTKLAGILGMKAKDVMDKVRLCDAKTPQPCWNGSPYQPIPITDEATAKQALQIRERAEDFPGITAEPQAVRRYAAPGEANTAQVLGYLSPVTDEEITKAKDTASPYLRSDQVGRSGLERQYDKELRGKAGVTRYEVDNLGRVIGQAKSDEAQPGANVVTSIDSRVQRVAEYELNDAMKEARKGFDDNTGENYKADSGAVVVMEAKTGRVVAMASNPSYDPNAWVGGISGKDYTKLTGKGSNYPLLNRAIQGQSAPGSVFKVVPTAAAVNAGYSFDGPYECSSSYSIGGQVFQNFESKGYGPISLGRALEVSCDTVFYRLSHEEWKKDGGIKPNKNAKNWFYKTAHQFGLGSETGIDLPNEVSGRIPDRQWKLNYWKANKAAWCKYGKKGGTYAEQIAYENCLEGNRMRAGDSVNYSIGQGDTLVTPIQMATIYGAISNGGTLYDPTVGKAIISPDGKTVQEIKPKSHGKLPMTRQTRDEIDDALAGVATRGTAAWRFGGWPQDEIPMHAKTGTAEVYGKQTTSWFTTYTKDYTVVMTISQGGTGSGASGPAVRNIYNALYGVSTDGKIDKKNALLYSPQKSLPKVEADGSIDAPKVEKYPGKKERVTEEGQLPVAGDDPAATVTDPNTGNNRDTRRRDARRGTGRPKKRRRTLT
- the mreC gene encoding rod shape-determining protein MreC, encoding MRDTRESRLLLVLLIAIAFALITVDIRGGKDSPVDGARQAAATVFGPIENGVSSAVDPVGNAIEAVKGSGGRHDRIAQLERDNAALKAKLGSDDRTRSRVRQLDKMLKTAGAGQYGIKGAEVIAIGAAQGFSWTVTIDVGANDGIKRDMTVLNGDGLVGRVTTVGPNTATVLLANDPDFTVGTRMESTDELGFASGQGDRPLRVELLNGKAKIRNGDRLVTFGSQADKPFVPGVPVGIVTRVDPSGGDLTRTLYVTPYVSFTKLDIVGVVVQAPRKDPRDEVLPAKPKPTPTPTVTVTVTPSAGVPADGLQQQQQEQ
- the rodA gene encoding rod shape-determining protein RodA — its product is MTGANGFSVSGYGPERSSLSRLFARDSLARRLDWPILFSAIALSLIGAVLVYSATRNRTELNQGDPYYFLFRHLLNTGIGFALMIGTVWLGHRTLRTAVPILYGLSVLLILLVLTPLGATINGAHAWIVIGGGFSLQPSEFVKITIILGMAMLLAARVDAGDKPYPDHRTVLQSLGLAAVPIVVVLLMPDLGSVMVMVIIVLGVLLASGASNRWIFGLLGAGALGAVAAWQLKILDEYQINRFAAFANPELDPAGVGYNTNQARIAIGSGGLFGTGLGKGSQTTGQFVPEQQTDFVFTVAGEELGFLGAGLILLLLGVVLWRACRIARETTELYGTIVAAGIIAWFAFQSFENVGMTLGIMPVAGLPLPFVSYGGSSMFAVWVAVGLLQSIRVQRPMSA
- the mreD gene encoding rod shape-determining protein MreD; the encoded protein is MRFNRMLLSTTLVVVALVIQVSVLARLHLPGAVPDLLLLTVLGLALVYGHVGGALIGFGAGLLADLAPPADHAAGRYALVLCVIGYLAGLAKPDNGQLRSATGPMAVVVAAAIGSTLLYAGVGALVGDTAARHVGLSSLLFTAALYDLLLAPFVVPGIMALARRAENDPLAEAGGGGGSGKKPDVTAGWLSSGTGLSIGSQRGGLRVKAAKARVARAGRIKGVKRL